In the genome of Arachis stenosperma cultivar V10309 chromosome 6, arast.V10309.gnm1.PFL2, whole genome shotgun sequence, the window GAAAAAGTTAGAAAATCCTCTAAGAATTAGAATAGCTGATAAATCTAtacacaaaattaatttaaaggCAGAAATGGTTGAAATATTCATTCAAAATTACAGATTCATTGTTCCATCCATATATAAATTAGAATCTGGAATAGACTTAATTATAGGAAATAATTTCCTAAAGCTATATCACCCTTttattcaagaattaacatatatagttttaaaagcccCATATGATTCCTCTTTAAATCAAAAggcaaaattaataaaaattccaactactactataaacgaaattttaaaatttaaaatattttctatattagaagaatgttatttaaatttattctttCAAATAAACATTCctaaaaataatcttgaaattaaaatagagcAACTCTTAAATGAAGTTTGTGCCGAGAATCCTCtggatattaaaaatacaaataaagaaTTAGTAAGTATTAAATTGAAAGATCCTTCAAAAGAAGTAAATGTTCAAAATAGAATCCCTTATTCAGCAAGAGATAAGGAAGAATTTTCAAtagaatgtaaagatcttttggaaaaaggaattataagactAAGTAAAAGCCCTCATGCGGCCCCAGCCTTCTATGTTGAAAATAATAACGAAATTAAAAgaggaaaacgaagaatggttattaattataagaaaatgaatgaagcaaccaTAAGTGATGCTCATAGGCTCCCAAGAAAGGATTCCATCCTAGAAaagatcaaaggagcaacttggttttcatcgctcgatgcaaaatcaggatattggcaacttcgtttagacgaagaaacaaaaaaattaactgcttttacttgtcCAACAAAAGAGTCAACAGGAGTATTACTCTACGAATGGAATGTCCTACCATTTGGACTAAAACAAGCTCCAGGTATTTATCagagatttatggaagaaaatttaAGAGATTTAAACGATTTTGTTCTAgtttacattgatgatatattaatctttacaaaacaagataaagaatatcattttcaaaaattactaattgtCTTAGAAATatgtaaagaaaaaggtttAGTTCTTAGTAGAACAAAAGCTAAactagcaaaacaagaaatagaattTCTCGGATTAATTCTATCTACTGAAGGGAAgttaaaacttcaaccaaatgtaTTAGAGAAAGTAGATTTATTTCCTGATAAAATGGAAGATAGAAaataattacaaagatttttaggatgcataaattatatttctgatcaaggatttttaaaaaatataacaaaccatactaaaaacttattttcaaaaataagtataaaaaagatttggaaaTGGGAAGAAAAGGATAGCCtgcaaattcaaaaaataaaagaacttTGTAAAAatcttccagaactttatattccagaagaagATGACTATTTAATAGTggaaacagatgcttcagacaaGACCTagtcaggatgtctaaaagctaaaaaagctgaaaaaagcttgaacaaagaaaaagaatcactagattctaaacaTTCCTCAAAGGAATTACTATGCAGATATATCTCTGGAACATTTACACCAACAGAACAGAGGTATACTACCCATGAAAaagaaactctagcagcaataaAAACTATTAAGAAATGGAGGATTGATCTATTTCCCAAAGAATTTACATTACGTACAGACTCAAGTTATCTAACAggttttattaaatataatttacaagctgattataatcatggtcgtctggtaagatggcaaatgtttttattacaatatCCAATCAAGATTGAATAcattaaaggaaataaaaatattattgcagatacattaacaagagaatggagttcatTGTCAACACAATGAATCAAGAAATCCAGAAGCTTGAACAAGAGCTTGAAAGGTGCAATCATTGCCACCAGCTAAGAGCTAAAATTCAATCCATCAAGAAGGCCATGGAAGCCATGAAAGTACCCCAGCAAGCAACATTACCTGCAGCAATACCAATGCTCGCAacaccatcagagttcagccagctaagcgtggtggaccGGCCACAAAACCCAAAACCAATTTTTTCTGAAAAAATCCCTGAAAATGAAACTCTGGCAGAAATAGTTAAAAAATCAACTCaggacaaaaaatattatgtcaTATATAATGGCCCAATGAAAGGAGTTTACGATGATTGGGCTAAAGCAGCCCCATTCACCCATCAGCCCAAAACTATTCACAAAGGAGGATTCTTGACAAtagaagaagcaaaagaatccCTCAGAGAATATGAAGTGCTCCACCCAGAGCAAATTCTAAGAAGAGTTGACAAAGCTCCAGCCCAAGCCCAAAGGACTCCAGTCCAAGTCCGAACAGGAATGCTGAAAAATATTCCCACAAGGGCCgaaataaatgacaagaaaagggTCTGCAGATCAAACTGTAGAGAAACCCTTAATCTGGTTCTAAACTGGACTCTAGACAAAAGAGCAATATTGGGATATTATCCCATTAataaagaacagctaacaaagctggtaaTCTTCCCAGAGGCTTCACCCTCTGATACATATCAGTTTTTCCAATacggattaattgatacaatcctaatctttgataatttaaatatcattaAAGAATTTCCTGCAGGTTTTATAGATGcagtgaaaaaatttaaaaatatgattgatgcAAGAGAACCAAGGGATATATCCTTAAAATTTACAAGTAGTCAGCCAATCttcaatgaagaaggagaatgtTTGATCCCAGCATTTCAAGTAGTTTTCATGTCAGTCTTCTCAGGAGATTTTCAACCAATAGAACAAGTTCAAGATCTATCAATTTATAGCGACGAAGGAAGATTGGCCAGCACATTGGCAAGAGTCTTCGAGAGAgcccaaaaaataaacaaagaatCCAGAACAAGAATAAACTACAAAAGCAGAAATACCCTAATTGTCTCTAGTAAGAaaaaccaaattgaatcaagagagatgagactcctAGTAGATTTTGAATCAGCATTTTACAACTTTTCTGGATTACTGGAAAAACTTCCTGACGGTATAAGGAGGAATCTATGCCATTTACTAAAAGACAAAGAAGACCATAGGTGCCAGCTGTGCGCCTCAGAAATGTCTGAAGAAAGCAACAATGCTGAAGACCCCACCCACGTGGGAAAAGAAGAGGATGAGACATCTGAGTCATCCATCAACATTATTGTTGAATGACGTAAGAGCTTACATCACAAAAGCACCAATAATGTAGTTGGTGCGAACCAAGTGCTCAGTGACGCATGCAATGACGTCacaagaagggtaaggatgggattTGTCCATCAGACCTaaccattataaatagagtACTAAGTCAGTTGTTAGAGTATCAGAAATCAGAAAGCAGGAAGCTTAGAGTACTCACAGGCCAGGAGGGCAACGAGGAAGTAGCTGAGGCGATTCTGGAGTCTGAtcaattagaaaaataattttaagaaactcccctctggagttaatttgtaaaatctcccctctggagaagAAACACCTATTgtaaaatatcattaaataaaagttcatctccagaaaggtacatCTTTATCTCAATCTCTTtaaattatgaattatttagaagatATATAAATAACTGAAGAATCTGATTACTATAAGCTAACTGCTTTACTTGATAATGAAAAACAAGCTATTTTAAAAACAGAATTAGATCTTAAACCTAATGATAATTTTAACAAACAAAACCCCTTAAAAGAAAtctttaatagaaaaaatataatatattatggaaaaattcagattgaaactccaataaaaatacaatccgcaaatggagaacttgaaatagcccTGATAAATGAACAAGACGTAAATAAACAAATTGGAAAAATTAgagatcaacaaaaaagatctaaaatcggatggattcatattagtactatcCAAGTTTTAGTTAAGTCCACATacatgaaaggaattaattctcCAATAAGTCTAGCAATCTGTGATAAAAGAATCACTAATCCTAGAGACCAAATAATTGGAATAATCCATGGAAACCTGGCAaatgtaaatgttaaattcaatgctcACATTGGATACGCTATTCCCTTATCAACCGAAAACCTCGGAAGATCTTtaagtttggcttataaattcCATAAGATAGATTTAATGGAACAAAACGATGAACCATTTTCTATCACATATGCAATTAACTATGCATTGACAAATAGTCATCATAGTATAGACTTCAAAGAtaaagaaagaatttatgttgatgaattatttcaaaagtttgtaaaaacagaaattccaagaaataaagctattgaaaaaccagttttattattaaaagaaccatcaagaaattcattttcatcatcCAGCTTTAGAATAAGAGAGTCTAAAATTAACAGCCCTCTTAGTTTATCCCATTTAAAAGTCGAAGAAAAAGATTCTGAAATAAAGGAGTTAacgaaaaaaattgaaaagttgAATGAAACTctgaataataaattatgacgATAAACAAAGAAATAATATACGTATCTTATcaagataagaaacaagaactctttgaaagagaaaatcgttTGAAATACCTAAGGTTTTCTACAATAAATCAAAGGGCATTTGAGACTTTACTAATGgtctataataatttaaaaaaggaAGTTGAAGAATTAGAAAGAATAATAGAATCTTTAGAAAATAATCATGAATCTATGGCAGAAGATGCTGAAATTTCACTATGAAAGATTTCCAAAAAAGACTCATTTCCTTAAAAACAACTAAAAGAAATATGAAAACAAGGGTTTTGGCTAtagcaatgaaaataaaaagacTAGCAATTGAATCTTCAGAATTGGAagtagaaattaaaaagataactaagaaaataattaaaacaagaaaacttttACGACATGTAAAGACCAAGAAAACAGTTAAAAATCTAAAAGAAAGTATTAAGAATAAACGTATTTTTCGAAGTCGAAGACTACATTATCTTCATATTCAAAGCATGATTGCACTACAAACTTTAGAATCAAGAATACATGTTCAAAATATTCAGGTAATACAACCTGAACCTTTACAAACAGTTCAAGTTGAAACTGAACAAAATTTACAAGAGCTTTTATCACCTGTACAAAATACTGAAACAAGCATATAAAATGCCTGGTATAGCAAATCAAACACTACAAGATTTAAAAAATGATTTAGATTTTCAGAAAAATCAAAGAAGATATTATGAAGTAAGATTATAAAATAGTAACATTTACACAAGAAATAGAGAAGAAGTAGAACGTTTCTGTAAAAACTGTATAGAATGTATaacaagagaaatagaaaagttgctagaagaaatagaaaattttaataatgcAAACCCAACTCAagaaagatattttaaaaataaaaaatcttaatatgatcaaaacaaatttcacaaaaaaCAATTTTAGTGCCaaaatttggtatcagagccaaagTAACGATTCAAAAGCAACACTTTCCACTTAATCAACGCTTTTTAATAACACACTTTAAAACCATTAAAAGACAAAAATCTGTATGAAGTTGCATCTTTATCCTAGAGTGACCCAAACAGTTTTGTGTACCCAAATACACTGGTGAGGAGAATCATCCAGTTCAAGTAGCGATATTGGAGGTTGAGCTTTGTGCATAACTATAGGAAAGGAAATCGAGCAACGGACCTTCTCACTGGGAAGAGTCTTAACTTAAGTGAGATATTTCATTTTGTTGATAAACCTGACCAGAAACTATGTAAAATTATTGGTGATGATGCTAGAGGGATACTCATACCCCGTGTAATCTCGTCTCTGTAACTTTTGGGCCTCGGTCCTGTCTGTCaaccgaaaaaaaaattattttaataaaaataaaattaattttctaaatatATTTAGATATGCCTAAACAAATTATTACCTATGATGTgctcatttttatttttggtataTATTCTTGAGATAAATTtagaaatattatttattattattaactattaatataaaattatctaaaatactttatataattagaaaagaattaaaaacattaaaaaataagtttgtattttaatactaataaaatattagaatattattataatttattttttaaaaaaatatatattttctataCATGTTGTGTtaacaaaaatttgaaatttacttTTTAGACATTTACGGAAATATTACTTTTAATGTATACCAaatactcaaatataaatagcaGTGAAACAAAGAATAAAAGCCATTATTTTTAATGCATATATTAAAAGATGGTGGGGGAAAAAGAAATGAAGAATGGGAAGTTGTAGTGGTattgttttcttgttttacaAGAATCAAGCAATCTAATGTGGAACATGTTATATGGTAATTTTTCAGGAAAAAAGCTACACTTTGGTGAATAGCTCATGAGTTAAAAAGTTTTATTGAAAAGTGAAAAATCTAAAAGCTTTTAATGTTTTGTAATACATTATtaagtaaaaattttaaaatttactatAAATAGCTTTCATAAGTGCCCTTAGCAATAGcaagatttaaaaaataaaaactgcACACAAAATTTTACTCATCAATCACAAATGGAGTGAAACTGTGAAAGTTGGtctatgaattttttttttttggtagtgTTCTAATACTAACAGATTTAAGTGCTAATTTATCAAAAACACCAATTTTGTATGGCCGAATTATACTTTTAGTAATAATTTGCTTGTAATTTCAATTGGTTATTCATGTTTTCTTCGAAAGCGAGTAAATATAAGGCCCCATTAGTTAGACTTAAGAGACCAAACGTTTTCTGAAGAAAGATTATCATCTACGTTTGGTGGACCAAGAACTTTGCTAATTGATTTTATAAGTGATAGTTTCGCCTAGGTCATGTTGCTTGAGAAAAGAAATCAAAGTGTCTCACTCTTCCTTTCTTTGTCACGAGACGAGAGAGCATTTGTAATTGTAGACCCCACCCAGGCATTCGCAGAAATTATTGGGCCTAAGACGAAGGAAATGGGCATTTAACAAGACAGGGTCAAAAATATCTTACGGagttcaccaaaaaaaaaaaaaaaaaatatcttacgGAGGGTTTTGATGAGTAACACGTGTACGTTTCGGATTAATTCTGGGTTAAAAGGACAGCAATCTCGGACAACATGATCCTTGACCTCCCCGTGGTTTTTTCTCTCACTATATAAAATCCCATTTTTCTCTTTCACACCTTCAGCTCTTTCAACAACCTAATCCTCTTCTTCCCGACGCGTTTTTTCTCCCTCGGTTCCctttttcattcttcatctCCGTCAGCTTATTCATTGTTTCCAGAAACGGAAAAGTTTACTGTGTGTTATGGGTTAAATCCTTTTATCATATAATTTTTGTCTaggttttttcttcttttctaaaATCCTCTTTCCGATTAATCGTTCTGTAAGGCTCTGTTGTGATCTTGAACGAATTCTTGTGTTTTAATTTCTAGGTTTTGTTAGGTGTGTAAGATTTAGGGGGTTTCGAAGAGCATAGAATAATGCCTTCGGTGCCCGTTATTGAACTCCTACTACGCCATTTGGTTCCTTCCATAACCATTTTTCATGGTGGATCCTCCTCCCATCGTCTGAAACATCTTGAAAAAAGTGATCGGCGTGGTAATCTTAGTTAACATTCGCTTTTTTggtttttctttcttcttttttatcccCTCTTTTTCTTGATTGACTCCCCTTTCTCTCTTGCTACCGTTCTTTCTTCTCGTTCGCGTGGCTTTTTGTTTGTTGTGGTGTTGGTTTCTTCTGGTTCGAGTTGCGGGTTACTTCGTCGACGAATTTTGGGGATCTAGGGATTGATCTAGCTGTTTCTGTGATTGCTCCTGATTTGAGAGTTTTGCAGCTTTAAATTCCACACCTTTTTAAGGTATCTTCGTATAATCTGGTTCAAATTTATGCGTTGGGATGGTGCTATGTATATAAATTCTATGTTTTCCAGCATCTAAAATTTAcaaagcaattgctattttccTTGTAAGTAACTATGGTTGACTTATTTTGTGTATATTCAAATGTATCTTAGAGATCAGATCTGATTCTTGCTGTGATCAATTAGCTTAGAAGGTACATGATCATTAAATGTGTTGAACGATATTGGATTGCTGCTATCTACTTTCAGAAATGTTAGATTGATACAGTTTTTTTCAAATGGAATATGATACTGCCTCTGTTACTTTGGAATTTTGTTACATTGAAGACTCATTTAATGTAGACACAAATTCAGTCTGAATTCATTGAGCTTTCAGTGCATCAAAATTCCAAAGTGCCAAATATATTGGATCGGAGGGAGTATTATTTAATCCACTGCAAATGGGTTACCAGGAGATTGCACCTTCTAAAAAGAAGCGCATGGAAGcatctcttttttttaataattcttcCCATTTTTTTCTCTAATGATAAATCATAATAGCATTTCACTTTTTATGCATGTCATGTTCAAATTAATTACAATCGATGAAGAATTGACACAAACACTGTCATCttgaatgattggccaaaaaaACTGAAACGAATTCAAAGTTTCCTCTGTAGATTTCGTCGACAAATGTAATTTTAAGTTTAGCATGTAACATTGGCTTTTATCAATGTGTCTTACAAGATCTACCGCTTACTCACATATGTACACAACACTAACAATGTGTTTTATAGGTGATAATTGGGCATTTATCATTCATCTGGTATTTTGTTTCTTTAAGCTGCTTTGTAGCATCAGATATAATCAATGGACACACACACTCCTGTCAATGCTGTGCACAACACCGCCATAAGTGAACTTGAAAGTAGGTTTAGTGAAGTATTACATATTCAAGGCAATCAGAAATCTGAACATGCATCCGAGGGGAATGATATCTGTAATAAGGCAGAGGAAAACAGATGTGAAGGTGTTAACCAGAAAGAAACAAAACTAGATGTCAAGTGCTTGAAAAAAAGTCCAACTTTTCCAGTTTCTAAGATATTGGTGCCTTCAAGTTCTTCTGACGAGGATGTTGATGTATCATCTCCAGAATCATCACATGATCAGTCTCCTCTGCAGCAAACCTATTCACGATCATTAACTTTTCCTGTAAGTTCTAAGTTTTATGAACGATGTTAATGCCATTTTCTGGAGTTATAGAGTAAACGCTGAAAGAATTTTGACTTATTTCATTATGGCACGTCTTACCGTTGATTTTTGGGCGCATTTTTAGTCTCCATTTCAATGTATTCTTTTGATATGAACATGGGGAAGCATTGAATAATAACTTACTTTTATAGATGTTCATGACTCGAGTGTTATTTGTATTTAACTTATGGTTTTAGCTGCTGGTTGTGTTTTATAATGACAATGGAGAATGCATCTTATAAGTTTGATATACAACTTGCTCTCCTTCCTTGTGTGTGTAGTGTTTGCCTTCCTTTGGGTTTCTGAGGTTAGAAATAGATATGTATTTAAGTCACACAAGTGCCTCATACTTCAACTTAGTCATGGATGTGTTTAATTGGATATATATCTTACCATTTTTTATGTGCTTTAAGCTGTGCCTTCAGGCTCCTCGGAAGCTTATATCAGCCATGAAAGGTAGCCGTGAGAAGAACAATGGTGGATCACCAACAAAATTGACTGTAAAATGGGCACCAGATGTTTATGATCCAGTACCTTCATTAGTCTCTCACACAGTCAGAAGTAGGAAGCAGCCGAAATCCAGGAagaagaaggctgaaaagaaGAATGGGAAGAAGGGTCAGAAGAGCAGCAGTTCGCCGCGGGGGAGCAGCAGCAAAGATAAGAGGCATTTTCGAAAGCTTGGTGGAACTTCTGATCTGAGCTATAAATCGCCGGACCCTCATGACAATGTGATTGAAGTGAATCAAGTGATGGAAGGTTCTACCGAATTTGATGCGCTGGATGTTCGTAGCCAAGACCCCTACTGTGGAACCAGTTTCTTGAAAACATCCGTTACTGAAGTGCACTTCTCCCTCACAGAAGCGCAATGAGTCAAACTTATCGAATATTTTGTCCTATCTACAGCAATGTGTATAAATAAGTGTTGTTCTCTTTAGCATGTATGGTGAAAAACTGTTGGACACTCTTCATAGAGAAGTGGCAGTTTAAAACATGATGTTTTGTAGAAACAAGGTTAATGTTCGGAACTCATTTGTGCTGTTTCTTGGGATTGGGACAATATCTGTCCATCTTCTTGGATGTTCTATATGACTGCTTTAGTTGTCTCAAAAAGTATAATCTAATTCGTATCAAAACAGCTTTCTACACCGATGAATCAGGCTACCCCTTGATACAGGTTAATTTGATACTGAAAACGTGTGACATGCATGAGTGCGAAGAATTCCAAAACAACCAATAAATAAAGTGAGGAGTGAAGTTCATATACTTTGCACCTTATCTTTGCTTAGGGCAGCAGAAAATAAGGATACATTGTAACCCTGCAATCAATTGAGTTGTTTTTTCATCAATCTTGCTATAGTGCCCTTTTTTTTCCAATCTACCATACAAACAGAAAGGTGAGAAAACAGATAAAAGAGGAACAAGTGAGTGagaacaaaatatttttggggTTCAAAAATGGTGTAAAGATCGAAAGTTAgcagaaattaattttaatacgGGAATAGAGATGGTGTTTTGGttgaatattaatatttaagGTGTATTAAGTATTGTGGAATTTATTCAACATGCCTCCCATGTGGTTCAACACGCTCCTTACGTGTTGGTCAAGATGTTGCCACGTATTCAACACGCCTCCCACGTGTTAGCCAGGATGTGCCACCTGTCCAACACGCTCCTCACGTGTTGCAACACGTCCTCCACGTGTTGACTTGCAACACGCCCTCCACGCGTTTTTACCTGCAAAATCCACCTACATGTAATTATATCAAATAATCtcatctattctattatataaaaatcggatgTCTGCATTTAATGATGAAGCTGACGTGGCATGCTTCGGAGAGTGTTTCTCGATTTAATTGTTTTAACTCattcaatacaatttattacactgacttaattatatcaactaattgatttgattagatatttaaatatttcttttcttaatataatttattataatttatattacttaattaattatactacattaattataattcgttatattagtgaattaatcttttcatttataaagtctaaaataaaataaataaattgttatttattctaattaaatttgtttatatactatatatgaattaacgtctattctattatataaaaatcgaattTCTACACTTAATGGTGGAGTTGACGTAACATGCTTCGGAGAGTGTTTttcgatttatttcttttaactcattaaatataatCTATTATGagattaattatatcaactaattgatttgattagatatttaaatattacataattattataatttatatcaatttattttaatagtatttcctaattttttttatattctggtagtattttttaatttattaaatcaaattaggtataaattatgtatattaat includes:
- the LOC130933287 gene encoding uncharacterized protein LOC130933287 isoform X2 — protein: MDTHTPVNAVHNTAISELESRFSEVLHIQGNQKSEHASEGNDICNKAEENRCEGVNQKETKLDVKCLKKSPTFPVSKILVPSSSSDEDVDVSSPESSHDQSPLQQTYSRSLTFPAPRKLISAMKGSREKNNGGSPTKLTVKWAPDVYDPVPSLVSHTVRSRKQPKSRKKKAEKKNGKKGQKSSSSPRGSSSKDKRHFRKLGGTSDLSYKSPDPHDNVIEVNQVMEGSTEFDALDVRSQDPYCGTSFLKTSVTEVHFSLTEAQ
- the LOC130933287 gene encoding uncharacterized protein LOC130933287 isoform X1 → MDTHTPVNAVHNTAISELESRFSEVLHIQGNQKSEHASEGNDICNKAEENRCEGVNQKETKLDVKCLKKSPTFPVSKILVPSSSSDEDVDVSSPESSHDQSPLQQTYSRSLTFPLCLQAPRKLISAMKGSREKNNGGSPTKLTVKWAPDVYDPVPSLVSHTVRSRKQPKSRKKKAEKKNGKKGQKSSSSPRGSSSKDKRHFRKLGGTSDLSYKSPDPHDNVIEVNQVMEGSTEFDALDVRSQDPYCGTSFLKTSVTEVHFSLTEAQ